In the Pan paniscus chromosome 8, NHGRI_mPanPan1-v2.0_pri, whole genome shotgun sequence genome, one interval contains:
- the LOC117974773 gene encoding procathepsin L-like, whose translation MIEQHNQEYSQGKHSFTMAMNAFGDMTNEEFRQVMNGFQHQKHRKGKQFQERLLLEIPTSVDWREKGYMTPVKDQGQCGSCWAFSATGALEGQMFWKTGKLISLNEQNLVDCSGPQGNEGCNGGFMDNPFQYVQENGGLDSEASYPYEGKVNGVKTCRYNPKYSAANDTGFVDIPSREKDLAKAVATVGPISVAVGASHVSFQFYKKGIYFEPRCDPEGLDHAMLVVGYSYEGADSDNNKYWLVKNSWGKNWGMDGYIKMAKDRRNNCGIATAASYPTV comes from the exons ATGATTGAGCAGCACAATCAGGAATACAGCCAAGGGAAACACAGCTTCACAATGGCCATGAACGCCTTTGGAGACATG ACCAATGAAGAATTCAGGCAGGTGATGAATGGTTTTCAACACCAGAAGCACAGGAAGGGGAAACAGTTCCAGGAACGCCTGCTTCTTGAGATCCCCACATCTGtggactggagagagaaaggcTACATGACTCCTGTGAAGGATCAG gGTCAGTGTGGCTCTTGTTGGGCTTTTAGTGCAACTGGTGCTCTGGAAGGGCAGATGTTCTGGAAAACAGGCAAACTTATCTCACTGAATGAGCAGAATCTGGTAGACTGCTCTGGGCCTCAAGGCAATGAGGGCTGCAATGGTGGCTTCATGGATAATCCCTTCCAGTATGTTCAGGAGAACGGAGGCCTGGACTCTGAGGCATCCTATCCATATGAAGGAAAGGTAAATGGA GTTAAAACCTGTAGGTACAATCCCAAGTATTCTGCTGCTAATGACACTGGCTTTGTGGACATCCCTTCACGGGAGAAGGACCTGGCGAAGGCAGTGGCAACTGTGGGGCCCATCTCTGTTGCTGTTGGTGCAAGCCATGTCTCCTTCCAGTTCTATAAAAAAG GAATTTATTTTGAGCCACGCTGTGACCCTGAAGGCCTGGATCATGCTATGCTGGTGGTTGGCTACAGCTATGAAGGAGCAGACTCAGATAACAATAAATATTGGCTGGTGAAGAACAG CTGGGGTAAAAACTGGGGCATGGATGGCTACATAAAGATGGCCAAAGACCGGAGGAACAACTGTGGAATTGCCACAGCAGCCAGCTACCCCACTGTGTGA